In the genome of Thermus antranikianii DSM 12462, the window CCACCTCCGCCTGAAGGGCCAGGAAGGGGTGGAAGACCACCGCGGTGAAGGAGGGCTGGGGGTGGAAGGGGGGAAGGGGGAAGAACCGTTTGGCCTCGGCCCCCACCTCCTCCAGAAGCTCCCTTTGCGCGGCCTCCAAGGGGGTTTCCCCGGGATCCACCTTGCCCGCGGGGATCTCCAGGAGGAACTTGCCCGTGGGGTGGCGGTACTGGCGGATGAGGAGGGCGGTGGCCTTGTCGGTCACGGGAAGGACGAAACTCGCCGCCACCGGTCCCGGGCGGTAGATGTAGGTGAGCTCCTTGCCGGTGTGGGTGCGCAACCTTTCCCGCACCAGCCTTACGGGCTCGGAGAGGATTTCTTCCAGCTCGAGGCGCTTCCAGGGGCTCATTTCGCCAAGCGCTCTATCACCCGGCGCACCTTCTCCCCGGGGGCCCTGGGGCCCAGGGCCTTGGTCACCACGCCTATGGCCGCTAGGGGGGTCTTGAACTGGGACAGGTCTATGTTTTCCCGGATCCAGGCCTCGATCTCCTCCTCGCTCATCTCCTTGGGGAGGAAGCGGTCCAGGAACTCCACCTCAAAGGTGTTGCCCTGCTCCAGGGCGATCTCGCGCAGGGCCTTGAGCACCTTCACCGCCTCGGCATCGGGCAGGGGTTTGCCATCCCCTTTTCGGTCCAGCTCCGCCTTCACCACCCGGGCGAAGTCCAGGGTCTTCTGGTCCCGGGCCTTCATGGCCTCCTTGATGGCTTCCTTGATGGCCTCGTAGATGCTCATCCCCCTTAGTGTAGCCGGTAGAATGCGCCTTATGTGGGCGCTTCTTTCCGTTTCCGACAAGAGGGGGCTCGTGCCCTTCGCCCAGGGGCTTTTACGGCTGGGTTATAGGCTCTTGGCCACGGGGGGCACCCACAGGGCCTTGGTGGAGGCGGGGCTTCCCGTCACCTACATCTCGGACTTCACGGGTTTTCCCGAGGTCCTCGAGGGCCGGGTCAAGACCCTCCACCCCAAGGTGCATGCGGGGCTTCTCGCCCGGCCCGACCAGGAGGAGGAGCTCAAGGCCCTGGGCTTTGAGCGGATCGGGGTCCTGGCGGTGAACCTCTACCCCT includes:
- a CDS encoding NUDIX hydrolase, which gives rise to MSPWKRLELEEILSEPVRLVRERLRTHTGKELTYIYRPGPVAASFVLPVTDKATALLIRQYRHPTGKFLLEIPAGKVDPGETPLEAAQRELLEEVGAEAKRFFPLPPFHPQPSFTAVVFHPFLALQAEVVAKPALEDGELLETVELPLPEVYRLLEAGEIQDASTALTLFYARPHLEAEGLL
- a CDS encoding GatB/YqeY domain-containing protein, which encodes MSIYEAIKEAIKEAMKARDQKTLDFARVVKAELDRKGDGKPLPDAEAVKVLKALREIALEQGNTFEVEFLDRFLPKEMSEEEIEAWIRENIDLSQFKTPLAAIGVVTKALGPRAPGEKVRRVIERLAK